A genomic region of Halichondria panicea chromosome 5, odHalPani1.1, whole genome shotgun sequence contains the following coding sequences:
- the LOC135335934 gene encoding disintegrin and metalloproteinase domain-containing protein 10-like isoform X5, with translation MKLYSPLCVALLLGIVQGEVLSNFIRHYEPLIYDSESLLWNHHRVRRSMVGERSLQLQFTAFGRHFNLLLKPETRFFHNNFTLTIDGQKSSSQLAKIHLYSGIDQNNSSVRVYGNLAHEVFDGTIIADEEMYHIEPSRRYLRDASHHSVIYRHSDLDLSTVAGATCGSSNEAIRRELLQLQDLVIRSAESARLQKRQTRFDSTLVRCWLYAIADYKFVAALEAAGDNPLGVMSTIILTGSRIFERTDFDSDGLADGIHFGLLGMEVENTPPASGSFYDNQDIGVQAFLNEHSTADWSQYCLSYRFTSRDFDDGVVGLAYVAPQPGVNAVGGICENIQTFSGDGVTQSLTLNTGIVTILNYNARIPSPISALTFAHQAGHNFGSTHDPRADPPDAGGLYIMDAFSSDGSQPNNNLFSPRSRAEMLAVIRDRGQSSRSGCFVPADSLCGNNLLDEEEGEQCDCGPLVNSDGICTDNPCCNGTSCLLNMNVECSPQQGPCCNASTCMFVEAAANMTCSMETDCAASQTCSGTNASCPAPDPLTNEPGLSYRLCMNGEAICDNGGREMVAPEQRGWGVGQRAFCVNGGNWSRKEDFASLCTTIATEAILEVVSSSNKFVSSVQGRTVLSWGYPTVSAVL, from the exons ATGAAGTTATACAGTCCCTTATGCGTCGCTCTTCTCCTGGGGATCGTCCAAGGAGAGG TCCTGAGCAATTTTATTCGTCACTACGAGCCTCTCATCTACGACAGCGAGTCGTTGCTATGGAACCATCACAGAGTGAGACGCAGTATGGTGGGGGAGAGGTCTCTACAACTACAGTTCACTGCCTTTGGAAG ACATTTCAACCTGCTGTTGAAACCTGAGACCCGTTTCTTTCACAACAACTTCACCCTGACCATTGACGGACAGAAATCAAGCAGTCAATTGGCCAAAATCCATCTGTACAGCGGCATTGATCAAA ATAACTCTTCTGTTCGTGTCTATGGCAACCTGGCTCACGAGGTGTTTGACGGAACGATTATTGCCGATGAGGAGATGTACCATATTGAACCCTCGCGCAG ATATCTTCGAGATGCAAGTCACCACAGTGTTATTTATCGGCACTCCGATCTCGACCTCTCCACTGTTGCCGGGGCAACCTGTGGCTCCTCCAATGAAGCCATACGCAGGGAGCTCCTACAATTGCAAGACTTGGTCATCCgtagtgctgagtcagcaagaCTTCAGAAACGCCAGACAAGGTTCGATTCCACTCTGGTTAGATGTTGGCTGTATGCGATTGCTGATTATAAATTTGTGGCTGCTTTGGAAGCAGCTGGAGACAATCCACTGGGCGTAATGTCAACTATTATATTGACG GGTAGCAGAATTTTTGAGCGTACCGACTTTGACAGTGACGGGTTGGCTGACGGCATTCATTTTGGTCTTCTTGGTATGGAGGTCGAGAACACTCCTCCCGCTAGTGGCTCTTTCTATGATAACCAGGATATTGGTGTACAAGCATTTCTCAACGAGCACTCCACTGCTGATTGGTCGCAGTACTGTCTGAGTTATCGGTTCACTAGTCGTGATTTCGATGATGGTGTTGTAGGATTGGCGTATGTGGCACCACAGCCTGGAGTCAATGCAGTAG GTGGTATCTGTGAGAACATTCAGACCTTCTCTGGAGATGGTGTGACCCAGTCCCTGACCCTCAATACTGGGATTGTGACCATCTTAAACTACAACGCTCGCATTCCTTCTCCCATCTCTGCTCTCACCTTCGCTCACCAGGCAGGACACAACTTCGGCTCAACA CATGACCCCCGTGCGGACCCCCCTGACGCTGGCGGACTGTACATAATGGATGCCTTCTCCTCAGACGGAAGTCAACCCAACAACAATCTATTCTCTCCACGCAGTCGAGCTGAGATGCTGGCAGTCATTCGTGATCGTGGGCAGAGCTCCA gaaGCGGTTGCTTTGTTCCAGCAGACAGTCTGTGTGGCAACAATCTCCTGGATGAGGAGGAGGGGGAACAATGTGATTGTGGTCCCCTAGTGAATAGTGACGGTATCTGCACTGACAACCCGTGCTGTAATGGCACTTCTTGTCTACTGAATATGAACGTCGAGTGTAG TCCCCAGCAAGGACCCTGCTGCAATGCATCCACGTGTATGTTCGTAGAGGCGGCTGCTAACATGACATGCTCCATGGAAACAGACTGCGCAGCTTCTCAGACATGCAG TGGGACTAACGCATCATGTCCTGCCCCCGACCCCCTCACCAATGAACCCGGCCTCAGCTACCGACTGTGTATGAATGGAGAGGCCATCTGTGACAATGGA GGTAGAGAGATGGTCGCTCCTGAgcagagggggtggggtgtcgGACAAAG AGCATTTTGCGTAAATGGGGGAAATTGGTCTAGAAAAGAAGATTTTGCAAGTCTCTGTACCACAATTGcaactgaagctatccttgaggtTGTAAGCAGTTCCAATAAGTTTGTGAG TTCTGTACAGGGACGTACTGTGTTGTCCTGGGGCTACCCGACTGTG
- the LOC135335934 gene encoding disintegrin and metalloproteinase domain-containing protein 10-like isoform X6 → MKLYSPLCVALLLGIVQGEVLSNFIRHYEPLIYDSESLLWNHHRVRRSMVGERSLQLQFTAFGRHFNLLLKPETRFFHNNFTLTIDGQKSSSQLAKIHLYSGIDQNNSSVRVYGNLAHEVFDGTIIADEEMYHIEPSRRYLRDASHHSVIYRHSDLDLSTVAGATCGSSNEAIRRELLQLQDLVIRSAESARLQKRQTRFDSTLVRCWLYAIADYKFVAALEAAGDNPLGVMSTIILTGSRIFERTDFDSDGLADGIHFGLLGMEVENTPPASGSFYDNQDIGVQAFLNEHSTADWSQYCLSYRFTSRDFDDGVVGLAYVAPQPGVNAVGGICENIQTFSGDGVTQSLTLNTGIVTILNYNARIPSPISALTFAHQAGHNFGSTHDPRADPPDAGGLYIMDAFSSDGSQPNNNLFSPRSRAEMLAVIRDRGQSSRSGCFVPADSLCGNNLLDEEEGEQCDCGPLVNSDGICTDNPCCNGTSCLLNMNVECSPQQGPCCNASTCMFVEAAANMTCSMETDCAASQTCSGTNASCPAPDPLTNEPGLSYRLCMNGEAICDNGGREMVAPEQRGWGVGQRAFCVNGGNWSRKEDFASLCTTIATEAILEVVSSSNNSVQGRTVLSWGYPTVSAVL, encoded by the exons ATGAAGTTATACAGTCCCTTATGCGTCGCTCTTCTCCTGGGGATCGTCCAAGGAGAGG TCCTGAGCAATTTTATTCGTCACTACGAGCCTCTCATCTACGACAGCGAGTCGTTGCTATGGAACCATCACAGAGTGAGACGCAGTATGGTGGGGGAGAGGTCTCTACAACTACAGTTCACTGCCTTTGGAAG ACATTTCAACCTGCTGTTGAAACCTGAGACCCGTTTCTTTCACAACAACTTCACCCTGACCATTGACGGACAGAAATCAAGCAGTCAATTGGCCAAAATCCATCTGTACAGCGGCATTGATCAAA ATAACTCTTCTGTTCGTGTCTATGGCAACCTGGCTCACGAGGTGTTTGACGGAACGATTATTGCCGATGAGGAGATGTACCATATTGAACCCTCGCGCAG ATATCTTCGAGATGCAAGTCACCACAGTGTTATTTATCGGCACTCCGATCTCGACCTCTCCACTGTTGCCGGGGCAACCTGTGGCTCCTCCAATGAAGCCATACGCAGGGAGCTCCTACAATTGCAAGACTTGGTCATCCgtagtgctgagtcagcaagaCTTCAGAAACGCCAGACAAGGTTCGATTCCACTCTGGTTAGATGTTGGCTGTATGCGATTGCTGATTATAAATTTGTGGCTGCTTTGGAAGCAGCTGGAGACAATCCACTGGGCGTAATGTCAACTATTATATTGACG GGTAGCAGAATTTTTGAGCGTACCGACTTTGACAGTGACGGGTTGGCTGACGGCATTCATTTTGGTCTTCTTGGTATGGAGGTCGAGAACACTCCTCCCGCTAGTGGCTCTTTCTATGATAACCAGGATATTGGTGTACAAGCATTTCTCAACGAGCACTCCACTGCTGATTGGTCGCAGTACTGTCTGAGTTATCGGTTCACTAGTCGTGATTTCGATGATGGTGTTGTAGGATTGGCGTATGTGGCACCACAGCCTGGAGTCAATGCAGTAG GTGGTATCTGTGAGAACATTCAGACCTTCTCTGGAGATGGTGTGACCCAGTCCCTGACCCTCAATACTGGGATTGTGACCATCTTAAACTACAACGCTCGCATTCCTTCTCCCATCTCTGCTCTCACCTTCGCTCACCAGGCAGGACACAACTTCGGCTCAACA CATGACCCCCGTGCGGACCCCCCTGACGCTGGCGGACTGTACATAATGGATGCCTTCTCCTCAGACGGAAGTCAACCCAACAACAATCTATTCTCTCCACGCAGTCGAGCTGAGATGCTGGCAGTCATTCGTGATCGTGGGCAGAGCTCCA gaaGCGGTTGCTTTGTTCCAGCAGACAGTCTGTGTGGCAACAATCTCCTGGATGAGGAGGAGGGGGAACAATGTGATTGTGGTCCCCTAGTGAATAGTGACGGTATCTGCACTGACAACCCGTGCTGTAATGGCACTTCTTGTCTACTGAATATGAACGTCGAGTGTAG TCCCCAGCAAGGACCCTGCTGCAATGCATCCACGTGTATGTTCGTAGAGGCGGCTGCTAACATGACATGCTCCATGGAAACAGACTGCGCAGCTTCTCAGACATGCAG TGGGACTAACGCATCATGTCCTGCCCCCGACCCCCTCACCAATGAACCCGGCCTCAGCTACCGACTGTGTATGAATGGAGAGGCCATCTGTGACAATGGA GGTAGAGAGATGGTCGCTCCTGAgcagagggggtggggtgtcgGACAAAG AGCATTTTGCGTAAATGGGGGAAATTGGTCTAGAAAAGAAGATTTTGCAAGTCTCTGTACCACAATTGcaactgaagctatccttgaggtTGTAAGCAGTTCCAATAA TTCTGTACAGGGACGTACTGTGTTGTCCTGGGGCTACCCGACTGTG